TGAGGACTACAACGGTCCCTGCGGGCAGTGCGACAACTGCACCGAGCCGCGCGAAACCGTGGACTGGACCGTGCAGGCCCAGCAGTTCCTGTCCGCCGTGGCGCGTCTGGCGCAGCGTGGGCAGCGCTTCGGGGGTGCCCACATCATCGACATTCTGCGGGGCTCGACACGCGAACGCATCATTCAGAACGGGCACGACCAGCTCAGCGTCTATGGCATCGGCAAGGCGCACGATGTGGATCAGTGGCGCGCGCTGGCGCGCACCCTGGTGCATCAGCAATTGCTCGCAGAATCGGGCGACGCCTATCCGGTGTTGTCGCTGGTGCCGGACAGCCGCAGTGTGCTGCGCGGCGAACGCCAAGTGCATCTCGTGCTGCCCGAAAAGCCCCCGCGCCGCAGCCGCCGTGAGCGTGGTCGCGAACGCGACGAGGCCGGCTTGTCGAGTGATGTCGACATGGATCTGTTCGAGGCGCTACGCAGTCTGCGCAAGCGTCTCGCCGACGAACAGGGCGTTCCGCCGTATGTCGTGTTCAGCGATGCGAGCTTGCGCATGATGACCGAACAGCGTCCAAAAACCCTGGACGCCTTCGCTGAAATCAGCGGCGTCGGTCAGGCCAAGCTGGACCGTTATGGCGAGCCGTTTACCGCGCTCATTCGCGAGCAGGGCTGACGGCTCAGCCGCCGATTGTGCAGCGGTTGCCGGCGCCCATTCCCGGCTGAATTTCTCCAGGTTGACACCGCCGTCACCGAGCGATATGGTGCACTGCACAAATTGCTGCAGAGCAACAAAACAAAACGTCTCAAGTTGTTGGGTGCAGCGAAAGGGGTCGGGCCAGCCGACTGCCAAATTGGTCAATTATTTGAAATTCGAAACTCAGGAGTTTGAGATGAATCTGGAAACCGTGATGAATGACGTGAAGTCGAAGATGGTTGTTGTGCAGGGCCGTGCCCAGGATGTCGCCGAAGTATCCGTGGACACTTTCAAGCAGGCCAGCGACGTCGTGCTCAACGGTGTGCAGGTGCTGGTCAAGACCCACACCGAAACCGCTACCGAACTGTTCGGCTACAGCAAGGCCAGCTTCGAGAAGGCCAAGGCCGACGGCATTGCGGCCGTGGTTTCCAACCCGGTCATCTACATGCCGGAAGGTCGCGAGAAGGTGGTTGCGGCATTCAATGACACGCTGACCACGTTCACCAAGACCGGTGAAGATCTGGCCAAAGTGATTCTGAGTGGCTATGAGGGTGTGAGCTCCCGAATTCAGGGTGAAGTCCCGGCCGTGAAGAAGGCCAAGAAGACCGTTCGCAAGGCGAGCGCTTCGGCCAAGAAGACCGCGACCAAGGCCAGGAAGACCACCGCCAGCAAGGCGCGCAGCGCCAAGAAGTCTGCTGACGCCGCGGTTGACGGCGCCACGTCCTGATCGGCGGGCGTCGTTCCGGAAGGCGAAACCAGCCGTACTGACTTGATGGGTATGCCGGTCGGTACGGTGAAATGAAAGGTGGGGAGGCACAATGCCTTCCCACCTTTTTTCGTTTCAGGAGGCGAGCGATGTTGGAGCACATGAAGGGAGCCACCGTTGCCGGTCGCCAGCGCTGGCCGAAATTCCGCCGCGGCGCGGAGGCGTTGCTGAGCTACGAAATGGGCGTATGGCTTCAGTTGTCCGCGCCGTTGCGCGAACGGTTGGCCGTGGCACGACGTGCGCGCAATCTGCCGGAACTTCTGGAGGATCAGTTCGATCTGCTGCCGGCGGACCGGCAACGCTGGCTGGCGGCGCATCATGAACGCGTACGCCACTGGCGTTCATTGCTTGGCGCGATCACTCGCGGATAGCGCGGTCGACAAAGCGTTGCCGCCCTACGCCGGCAGATCGGCTAGGCGGCGACCACGAACAGCCCGATCACGCAGGCGATGCCGCCGAACCAGGCCAGCGAGCGTATCGTCGCCCAGTCCAGCAGATAGCACAGGCCGTAGAAGATGCGGCAGGCGATGAAGAGCAGGGCCAGCAGGTTCGCAGTCGAATTCGGTCCGGCCACGACATGCGCGATGATCGCGGCGGCGGCGAACATCGGGAACGCCTCGAAGCTGTTCTGCTGCGCCCAGTGCGCACGCTTCGGCCAGCCCTGGATGGCTTCCAGGAATTCGCGTGGGTTGTGATTGGCACGCGGCGTGAAACGTCCGCCGGCCTTGGCGGTCATGGTGAAGCAGAACGGCAGCAGGGCCGCCACCAGAACGCACCACAGCGCAATCGTCATCGCTTTTCTCCCCCGTCGGTGTTCCTGGACTCAGCCGATCAGCCGGCGCTGAGCCTCGCGATACTTGTCGGCCGTACGCGTGATGATCTCGTCCGGCAATTTCGGACCGGGCGCCTGCTTGTTCCAGTCCAGGGTTTCCAGATAATCGCGCACGAACTGCTTGTCGAAACTCGGCGGGCTGATGCCGGGACGGTAAGTATCCGCCGGCCAGAAGCGCGAGGAGTCGGGTGTCAGCACTTCGTCGATCAGGTGCAGCTTGCCGGCTGCATCGACGCCGAATTCGAACTTGGTGTCGGCGATGATGATGCCGCGTTCGCGCGCGTATTCCGCCGCCTCGCTGTACAGACGCAGACTCAGCTCGCGGACCTGGGCCGCGAGATCGGCGCCGATGCTGGCTTCGACCTGGGCGAAGCTGATGTTTTCGTCATGGCTGCCGACCGGTGCCTTGTCGGCCGGCGTGAAGATCGGCTGGGGCAGGCGATCGGCGATCTGCAGGCCCACGGGCAGGGCGATGCCGCAGACCGCGCCGGTGTTCTGATAGTCCTTCCAGCCGGAGCCGATCAGGTAGCCACGCACCACGGCCTCGATCGGCAGGGCCTTGAGTTTGCGGACCAGCACAGCGCGTCCTTCGCACTCGGCCATCTCTTCCGGCGTGAGCCATTGCGAGAGCTCCAGGTCCGAGGAATGGTTCGCCACCAGCTCCGAAAAGCGCCGCATCCAGAAGTCGGTGACGGCGGTCAGTACCGTGCCCTTGCCGGGAATCGGCTGCGGAAGAATCACGTCGAAGGCCGAAAGCCGGTCGCTGGTGACGATCAGCATGTGTTCGTCGCCGACCGCGAAAATGTCCCGCACCTTGCCGCGGTGCAGGCGCGGCAGCGATTGGATCGAGGATTCGTACAGGGCAGGCATCGCGTTCATGGCGGGTTCCGGGAGCGGGCGCTGAATGTAGGCAAGCTGGGCGGGGCTCGCAACTGACGCCGCCAGACGGAATAATGCGCGCGCTTTCCGCAATGGACGAATTCCCATGCCGCGCCAGTCACCGATCATCGCCCCCAGTATTCTCTCCGCCAACTTCGCGCGTCTCGGCGAGGAAGTCGATCAGGTGCTCGCCGCCGGCGCGGACTGGGTGCATTTCGACGTGATGGACAATCACTACGTGCCCAATCTGACGATCGGTCCGATGGTTTGCGAGGCACTGCGCAAGCACGGCGTGACCGCGCCGATCGATGTGCATCTGATGGTCGAACCGGTGGATGAACTCGCACAGATGTTCGCCAAGGCCGGCGCCAGCCTGATCAGCTTTCACCCCGAGGCGAGCCGCCACGTGGACCGCAGCCTGCAGGCGATACGCGCGGCCGGCTGCAAGACCGGCCTGGTGTTCAATCCGGCGACGCCGCTGGATGTCCTGCGCTACGTGATGGACAAGGTGGACATGGTGTTGCTGATGTCGGTGAACCCGGGCTTCGGCGGACAGAGCTTCATCCCGGCGGCGCTCGACAAGCTGCGCGAAGTGCGCGCTCTGATCGATGCCAGCGGCCACGAGATTCGCCTGGAGATCGATGGCGGGGTCAAGGCCGACAACATCGGTGCGATCGCCGCCGCCGGCGCTGACACCTTCGTCGCCGGCTCCGCGATCTTCGGCGCGAGCGACTACCAGGCCACGATTCGGGCGATGCGCGATGCCATTGCCGAAGCCGTCTGATCGGGACGCTGAAGGGACTGGTGATTTGAACGACGTCAGCAAGCCGGCGGCACCGGTGCGTGCTGGCCTGGTCTGGACTTTCGCACTGGCCTGCGGACTGATCGTCGCCAACCTCTACTATGCGCAACCCCTGGTCGGTCTGATCGGCGCCGATCTGGGTCTGAGCCATGCCACCGTCAGTCTGGTGGTGACCCTGACCCAGCTCGGCTATGGCCTCGGCCTGCTGTTGCTGGTGCCGCTGGGCGATCGGTTCGAAAATCGGCGGCTGTCGGTCGGCCTGCTCACCCTGGTCGCGCTCAGTCTGATCGCGGTGGCCACGGCGCGGGGCTCCGCGCTGTTCCTCCTGGCGACCTTCGGCATGGGGCTGTGCTGTGTCGCAGCGCAGATTCTGGTGCCGTTTGCCGCCTCGCTGGCGCCGCCGGCGGAGCGCGGTCGTGTCGTCGGCAACGTCATGAGCGGTCTGCTGGTCGGCATACTGTTGGCACGGCCGCTGTCGAGTTTCGTCGCCGAGTTCGGCGGCTGGCGCGCGATCTACGCGATCTCCGCCGTGGCGATCGCGGTGCTGGCGGTGGCGCTGCGCCGCTTGCTGCCCCTGCGTCAGCCTGCGCCCAGCGATCTGTCATATGGCGCGTTGATCCGGTCCCTGTGGCAGTTGTTCCGGGATACGCCGCTGCTGCGCCGGCGGGCGACCTACCACGCCGCCATGTTCGGTGCGTTCAGCGCGTTCTGGACGATGATCGCCCTGCGACTGGGAGATGCGCCCTTCGATTTCTCGCAGCGCGACATCGCCCTGTTCGCGCTGGCCGGCGCCTCGGGCGCGCTGTCGGCACCGCTGGCCGGGCGGCTTGCCGATCGGGGGCTGACCCGGCTCGCGACCGGCGGTGCCTTCCTGCTGGCGGGGCTGTCTTTCGTGTTGGCCGGCTGGGGCGGGGCGGCGGGTTCGCTGTGGCTGTTGCTCGCCGCCGCGGTGATCCTGGATTTCGCGGTGTCCGTGAATCTGGTGCTCGGTCAGCGTGCGATCTACATGCTCGGCGATGAAGTGCGCGGGCGCCTCAACGCCCTGTACATGGCGCTGTTCTTCGGCGGCGGCGCGGCCGGCTCGGCGCTCGCCGGTTTTGCCTATGCCTCCGGCGGCTGGACGCGCGTTTGCGAGGCCGCTTTCGTGGCACTGGCATTGACCACGCTGTACTTTCTGACCGAGCTCGCACACGGCGGGAAGCGCTGAATGAATGGCGACCTGAATGCTGTGGGGCTTGTCGGGACGGCGCGGAATTCGCGTATCATTCGCGCGTCCAGATGATTCTTAGCTTGCCGACAATGTTGATCCGGGAGTCGAATGCGCAGGCCGCAAACCTGCGCCAGTGGTGGCGATGGCGCTGACCTGAGTGTCACGCGGCGCTTGTCATTGGCCGCCGCCAGAGCGGTTCCACCTCGTTCGACGATCTCGACCCCATGACGGACTACACCCACATTGCGCTGACGCGCGAACTTGCCGGCGACCTGGATACGCCGGTCGGCACCTATCTCAAACTCGGCAATCGCCCGTACTCGTTTCTGTTCGAATCGATGCAGGGCGGCGAGACCTGGGGACGCTATTCGTTCATCGGTCTGCCCTGCCGCGAGATTCTCAGCGTGCGTGGCTCGGCGATCGAGCGTCGTGTCGACGGTGAACTCGTCGAACAGACGAATTCCGACAATCCCTTCGAGTGGATCGCCGACTACGCCTGCCGCTTTCAGGTGGAGGAGGCGCCGGGGCTGCCGCGTTTCACCGGCGGGCTGGTGGGCTATTTCGGCTACGACTGTGTGCGCTATGTCGAATCGCGCATCAACCGCGAGCATCCGGACCCGATCGGCGCGCCCGACATTCTGCTGATGCGCTGCGACGAACTGGCGATCTTCGATTCACTGCGCGCCACCCTGACGATCGTGGTGCACGCCGCGATCGACGATGCGGACGATCAGGCGCGGGCACGGCGCCGGCTCGACGAAATTGAGGCGCTGCTGGCACAGCCCCTGCCGCGCTCGGCGGCGCGTGGATCGGGCGGTGTGGCGGCCGAGCGCTTCGAATCCGGATTCACGCCGCAGAGCTATGGCGAGGCGATCGCCAAGATCAAGCAGTACATCGCGGCCGGCGATGTCATGCAGGTGGTGCCCTCGCAGCGCCTGGCCGCCGACTTCGACGCCGATCCGGTGGCGCTGTACCGCGCGCTGCGGCGGATCAACCCCTCGCCGTATCTGTACTGCCTGAACCTGGACGATCATCACGTCGTCGGGTCCAGCCCCGAAATCCTGGTACGTGTGGAAGAGCAGGAAATGACGGTGCGCCCGATCGCCGGAACTCGGCGGCGCGGCGCCAGCGAAGCCGAGGATCGCGCGCTGGAAACCGAGCTGCTCGCCGATCCCAAGGAGATCGCAGAGCATCTGATGCTGATCGATCTGGGTCGAAATGATGTCGGCCGTGTCGCCGAGATCGGCAGCGTCACGCTCACTGAAAAAATGGCGATCGAGCGCTATTCGCACGTCATGCACATCGTGTCCAATGTGCGCGGGCGCCTCAAGCCGGGCATGCACGCGCTGGACGCACTGGCCGCCGCGTTCCCGGCCGGCACCCTCTCCGGCGCGCCCAAGGTACGGGCAATGGAGATCATCGACGAACTGGAGCCGGTCAAGCGCGGTATCTACGGCGGCGCCGTCGGCTACCTTGCCTGGTCCGGCAACATGGACATGGCGATCGCGATCCGCACCGCGGTGATCAAGGACGGACGCATCTATGTGCAGGCCGGTGGCGGTGTGGTTGCGGATTCCGACGCTCAGGCGGAATGGGAAGAAACCATGAACAAGGCCGGCGCGATGCTGCGTGCCGCCGCCAGCGTGTAGGGGGGCGAGCCGATGCTGCTGATGATCGACAACTACGATTCGTTCACCTACAACCTGGTGCAGTATTTCGGGGAACTGGGCGCCGACGTTGAGGTGTATCGCAACGACCGAATCAGCGTAGCCGAGGTTGCTGCCAAGCGGCCGAGCCATATCGTGCTGTCGCCGGGGCCGTGCACGCCCAACGAAGCCGGGATCTGCCTGGACCTGATCCAGCGCCTCAAAGGTCAGTTTCCGATTCTCGGCGTGTGTCTCGGGCATCAGGCGATCGGGCAAGCCTTCGGCGGCAAGGTGGTGCGTGCACGTGAAGTCATGCACGGCAAGGTCAGCGCCATCGAGCACCGCCAACAGAGCGTGTTCTACGGTCTGCCTTCACCGTTCACTGCGACCCGTTATCACTCGCTGGTGGTCGAGCGCGACTCTCTGCCCGCCGATTTCGAACTGACGGCATGGACCGCGACCGCGGACGGCGCCGTCGACGAGATCATGGGCATCCAGCACAAGACGCTGCCGATCGAAGGCGTGCAGTTTCATCCGGAATCGATCCTGACCGAGCACGGGCATACCATGCTCAGGAACTTTCTGGAGGCCCGCTGACCGTGTCGATCACCCCGCAGGAAGCGCTGACGCGCGCCATCGAGCATCGCGAAATCTTTCATGACGAGATGGTCGATCTGATGCGCCAAATCATGCGCGGCGAAGTCTCGCCGGTGATGACGGGGGCGATCATCACCGGACTGCGCGTGAAGAAGGAAACCATCGGCGAAATCGCGGCGGCGGCGCAGGTGATGCGCGAATTCGCGGTCAAGGTGGAGACGCCGGCCTATCCGCATTTCGTCGATATCGTCGGCACCGGCGGCGATGGGGCGCAGACGTTCAATATCTCGACCGCCTCGATGTTCGTGGCGGCGGCGGCCGGCGCGCATGTCGCCAAGCACGGCAATCGCAGCGTGTCCTCCAAGTCCGGTGCGGCCGACGTGCTGGAGGCGCTGGGTGCCTGCATTGATCTCGATCCGGCGCAGGTTGCGGAATCGCTGGATCGGTGTGGTGCTGGTTTCATGTTCGCGCCACGCCACCACCCGGCGATGAAGGCGGTGGGCCCGGTGCGTCGTGAAATGGGGGTCAAGACGATCTTCAACATTCTCGGCCCGCTGACCAATCCCGCCAGCGCGCCGACCATCCTGATGGGCGTGTTCCATCCGGATCTGGTGGGCATCCAGGTGCGCGTGCTGCAGCGTCTGGGCGTGTCGCGTGCGCTGGTGGTGTGGGGCAAGGACGGCATGGACGAGATTTCGCTCGGCGCCGCTACGCTGGTCGGTGAACTGCGCGACAACGAGGTTCGCGAGTACGAAATCCATCCCGAGGATTTCGGCCTGCCGATGGCCGCGAGCCGCAATCTTCGGGTCGAAGACCCCAGGCATTCGCGTTCGGTGCTGCTGGACGTGCTCGACGGCAAGGCGGGCACGGCCTCGGACATCGTGGCGCTCAACGCCGGCGCGGCGCTTTATGTCTGCGGTGTATGCCCGAGTATCGATGATGGTGTTGTGCTGGCTGCACGCACCATTGCTTCCGGCGCGGCGCGCCGCAAGCTCAACGCATTCATTGCCGTGACGCGCGAGCTCGGAGGCCTTTCGTGAGCGAGGACATCCTGCAACGCATCCTCGCCGTCAAGCGCGAGGAGATTGCGGCGCTGAGCAAACGGCATAGTCGGGCGTCGCTGCACGGATTGGCGGACGAGCAGGCCGCCCCGCGTGGTTTCGCGGCCGCGCTTTCGAGGAAGGCTGCGCACGGTGTGGGCGTGATCGCCGAGATCAAGCGGGCGAGTCCGAGCAAGGGCCTGATCCGGGCGGACTTCGAGCCGTCCTGGCTGGCGCGCGAATATCAAAGCGGCGGCGCGGCCTGTTTGTCGATCCTGACCGATGAGCGCTTTTTCCAGGGCGCAACGGTCTATCTGGAACAGGCGCGTGGCGCCTGCGATCTGCCAGTCCTGCGCAAGGACTTCATGATCGACGAATTGCAGATCTATGAAGCACGTGCGATTGGCGCCGATGCCATCCTGCTGATCGCCGCCGCGCTGAGTACCGGGCAGATGGGTGAACTGGCGGCCTGCGCGACCGAGCTCGGCATGGACGTGTTGCTGGAAATCCATGACCGCGAGGAACTGGATGCGGTGCTCGACGCCGGCTTGCTGGGCCGCTGCCTGCTCGGCATCAACAACCGCAATCTGCGGACCTTCGAAACCCGTCTGGAAACCACATTGGAGCTGTTGCCGCTGCTGCCGGAAGCTACGGACGTGGTAACCGAAAGCGGAATCGGCACCGCCGCGGACGTGAAGCGAATGACGGACTCAGGCGTGCGCCGGTTTCTGGTGGGCGAGTCGTTGATGCGCCAGCCCAGCCCTGCGGCGGCCTTGCTTCGTCTGCTGGCCTGATCGCCCGCGCCGCCGAGATCAGGCGATTGCGCGCCGTGGCACCGCGTTGATGACCAGAATACTGCGGCCGGTGACCTGAACCAGACCGTCTTCTTCCAGTTTCTTGAGTACGCGACCGGCCATCTCGCGGGAACAGCCGACGATGCGCGCCAGTTCCTGTCGGCTGATGCGAATCACCATGCCGCGCGGATTGGGCTGTGCGTCCGGTTGTCCGCACAGCGCCAGTAGTTCGTGCGACACGCGGCCGGCAACATCGACAAAGGCGAGATCGGCGAGCCGCCGGCTGGTGTCGCGCAGGCGCGCTGCGAGCTGGCCGGCAATCTCGTACATCACGTCCGGCATTTCGTGCGAGAGCTGATGAAACGCGTGGAATCCGATCTCCGCGACCAAGGTGGGGGTGCGCGTGCGGACGATGGCGGTGCGTACGTTCTGTTCCGGGAACAGGCACATTTCACCAAAAAACGAGCCGGGATTGAGATATGCGAGTACCATCTCGCGCCCGTCTTCGTCCTCGACGAGCACGCTGACGGACCCTTCGAGTATCAGGTAGAGGCTCGTGGGCAGATCGCCAGCGTGTATCAGGGTGTGCTTGGGCGGATAGCTGCGTTTGTGGGCCCGTCCGATGAACTCCTGGATGGCCGGCTTGTGAAACATCGAATAACCCCCGGTGGACTCGCCATTGTTGGGACCGGCGATCCACGAAAAATAGCATGGCCCGGAGGTGAGCGACAGCGATGGAAGTACGTGTGAAGTGGGTCGAAGGCATGGCCTTCATCGGCGAAAGCGGCAGCGGTCATGGCATCGTGATCGACGGGCCGCCCGATCTGGGCGGGCGTGATCTGGGCATGCGTCCGATGGAATTGATGCTGATGTCGGTCGGGGCATGCTCCGCCGTGGACGTCGTGCATATTCTCAAGAAGGCGCGCCAGCCGGTGCTTGACTGCTACGTGGAAGTGAAGGGCAAACGCGCCGAGACCGAGCCCAAGGTGTTTACCGATATTCATCTGCATTTCGTGGTGATCGGCAATGACCTCAAGGCGAACCAGGTGGAACGAGCCGTCAAGCTGTCGGCGGACAAGTACTGTTCCGCCTCGCTGATGTTGTCCAAGGCCGCCAATGTGACGCACGACTTTGAATTGCGCTCGCCCGCATGAGTCGCGAAAGCGTCACGAAATTGCGATAATTAGCGGTTCCTCGCTGAACAAATCAGCATCCGATTTCCTCTGCCGCCACCAGAGCCGCCATTAGATTGGGGACGCCCACGTTGACCAAACCCACCAAGGCCAAGGATCTGAAGCTCAAGCTGCACGGGTTCAACAACCTGACCAAGTCGCTGAGCTTCAATATCTACGACATCTGCTACGCGCGTTCGGCACGCCACCAGCAGGAATACATCGAATACATCGACGAGGCCTACAACGCGGAGCGATTGACCGCGATACTCACCGAGGTCGCGGACATCATCGGCGCGAACATCCTCAACGTGGCGCGGCAGGATTACGATCCGCAGGGCGCCTCGGTGACGATGCTGATATCCGAAGGTCATCTGGATGGCCTGCCCACGCCGGCCACGCACAAGGATTCGGTCGTCGCGCATCTGGACAAGAGTCACATCACGGTCCACACCTATCCGGAAACCCACCCGGACGCCGGCATCAGTACCTTCCGCGCCGACATCGACGTTTCGACCTGCGGCAAGATTTCGCCGTTGAAGGCGCTCAACTACCTGATCAGCAGCTTCGAGTCGGACATCGTGGTCATGGACTACCGCGTGCGCGGTTTCACGCGCAACGTGCGCGGCATGAAGCATTTCATCGACCACAACATCGACTCGATCCAGAACTTCATCTCCAAGGGCATCAAGGACCGGTACGACATGGTCGACGTCAACGTCTACCAGGAGTACTTCTTCCACACCAAGATGCGCCTCAAGGACCTGGACCTCGACACCTACCTGTTCGGAGAAGGCGCTCGTGAGCTGCCGCCGCGTGAATCCAAGCGGATTCGCAATCGCGTCGACCACGAGATCATGGAAATCTTCTACGGTCGGAACATCGCCCGATAAGCAAGCGGACGGGCGCTACTTCGACTAGAAGCGGCCGGCCGTCCACTTCATCATGGCCGCAACCCGCCGCATCAACCGGCGCACCGGCGCCGGCAGTGGCCGGCCGCCGGCCAGGGCTGCCTCGTCGCCGTGACGCTGCTCGTCCAGACGCATCTGTTCGAGAATCGTGCGGCTGCGCACGTCCGAATCGGACAGTTGCGCGATGTGCTCGTCCAGGTGTTCGGCGACCTGCCGTTCGGTTTCGTTGACGAAACCCAGACTCCAGCGGTCACCGGCGAGTCCCGCCAGCGCGCCGATTGCAAACGAGCCGCCGTACCAGAACGCCTGCAATCGGCTCGGCCGTGCGCCCAGCTCCGCGAGACGGGCCTCGCACCACGCCAGGTGATCCTTCTCTTCCATTGCGGCAGACAGCATGTGTTGACGCGTTTTCGCATCTCGAGCGGTCATCGACTGGCCGTGATAAAGCGCCTGAGCTGCCACCTCGCCCGCATGATTGATGCGCATCAGACCAACGCTGCGAAGCCGGGTCTCAGCAGTTGGAACAGCGGCGCCTGCCCTATCCGTATCCAGACGTGCAGGCAGTGCGCGACGAGGGGGCTGAGCCGCTGTCATTAGTAAAGCCGACCCGCGGACCAGGGCGGATTCAAGTACGGAATCGGAACGAATTTGTCGCATTGAAGGCCAAATATCACCTAGGCAGGGGATTCCAAATGTGCCACAGCTCGCTAAATTGAGCTCGTCTCGCAAGGCGAGGCGTAAATCACTTTGGACAGGGAGTGTCGAAATGAAATATGCCCGAATCGCAGGTCTGCTCACCGCCGGCCTGATCTC
The Gammaproteobacteria bacterium DNA segment above includes these coding regions:
- the crp gene encoding cAMP-activated global transcriptional regulator CRP, translating into MFHKPAIQEFIGRAHKRSYPPKHTLIHAGDLPTSLYLILEGSVSVLVEDEDGREMVLAYLNPGSFFGEMCLFPEQNVRTAIVRTRTPTLVAEIGFHAFHQLSHEMPDVMYEIAGQLAARLRDTSRRLADLAFVDVAGRVSHELLALCGQPDAQPNPRGMVIRISRQELARIVGCSREMAGRVLKKLEEDGLVQVTGRSILVINAVPRRAIA
- the rpe gene encoding ribulose-phosphate 3-epimerase, which encodes MPRQSPIIAPSILSANFARLGEEVDQVLAAGADWVHFDVMDNHYVPNLTIGPMVCEALRKHGVTAPIDVHLMVEPVDELAQMFAKAGASLISFHPEASRHVDRSLQAIRAAGCKTGLVFNPATPLDVLRYVMDKVDMVLLMSVNPGFGGQSFIPAALDKLREVRALIDASGHEIRLEIDGGVKADNIGAIAAAGADTFVAGSAIFGASDYQATIRAMRDAIAEAV
- the trpC gene encoding indole-3-glycerol phosphate synthase TrpC, translated to MSEDILQRILAVKREEIAALSKRHSRASLHGLADEQAAPRGFAAALSRKAAHGVGVIAEIKRASPSKGLIRADFEPSWLAREYQSGGAACLSILTDERFFQGATVYLEQARGACDLPVLRKDFMIDELQIYEARAIGADAILLIAAALSTGQMGELAACATELGMDVLLEIHDREELDAVLDAGLLGRCLLGINNRNLRTFETRLETTLELLPLLPEATDVVTESGIGTAADVKRMTDSGVRRFLVGESLMRQPSPAAALLRLLA
- the trpE gene encoding anthranilate synthase component I, with amino-acid sequence MTDYTHIALTRELAGDLDTPVGTYLKLGNRPYSFLFESMQGGETWGRYSFIGLPCREILSVRGSAIERRVDGELVEQTNSDNPFEWIADYACRFQVEEAPGLPRFTGGLVGYFGYDCVRYVESRINREHPDPIGAPDILLMRCDELAIFDSLRATLTIVVHAAIDDADDQARARRRLDEIEALLAQPLPRSAARGSGGVAAERFESGFTPQSYGEAIAKIKQYIAAGDVMQVVPSQRLAADFDADPVALYRALRRINPSPYLYCLNLDDHHVVGSSPEILVRVEEQEMTVRPIAGTRRRGASEAEDRALETELLADPKEIAEHLMLIDLGRNDVGRVAEIGSVTLTEKMAIERYSHVMHIVSNVRGRLKPGMHALDALAAAFPAGTLSGAPKVRAMEIIDELEPVKRGIYGGAVGYLAWSGNMDMAIAIRTAVIKDGRIYVQAGGGVVADSDAQAEWEETMNKAGAMLRAAASV
- a CDS encoding OsmC family protein, translated to MEVRVKWVEGMAFIGESGSGHGIVIDGPPDLGGRDLGMRPMELMLMSVGACSAVDVVHILKKARQPVLDCYVEVKGKRAETEPKVFTDIHLHFVVIGNDLKANQVERAVKLSADKYCSASLMLSKAANVTHDFELRSPA
- the trpD gene encoding anthranilate phosphoribosyltransferase, producing the protein MSITPQEALTRAIEHREIFHDEMVDLMRQIMRGEVSPVMTGAIITGLRVKKETIGEIAAAAQVMREFAVKVETPAYPHFVDIVGTGGDGAQTFNISTASMFVAAAAGAHVAKHGNRSVSSKSGAADVLEALGACIDLDPAQVAESLDRCGAGFMFAPRHHPAMKAVGPVRREMGVKTIFNILGPLTNPASAPTILMGVFHPDLVGIQVRVLQRLGVSRALVVWGKDGMDEISLGAATLVGELRDNEVREYEIHPEDFGLPMAASRNLRVEDPRHSRSVLLDVLDGKAGTASDIVALNAGAALYVCGVCPSIDDGVVLAARTIASGAARRKLNAFIAVTRELGGLS
- the speD gene encoding adenosylmethionine decarboxylase, with translation MKLKLHGFNNLTKSLSFNIYDICYARSARHQQEYIEYIDEAYNAERLTAILTEVADIIGANILNVARQDYDPQGASVTMLISEGHLDGLPTPATHKDSVVAHLDKSHITVHTYPETHPDAGISTFRADIDVSTCGKISPLKALNYLISSFESDIVVMDYRVRGFTRNVRGMKHFIDHNIDSIQNFISKGIKDRYDMVDVNVYQEYFFHTKMRLKDLDLDTYLFGEGARELPPRESKRIRNRVDHEIMEIFYGRNIAR
- a CDS encoding MAPEG family protein: MTIALWCVLVAALLPFCFTMTAKAGGRFTPRANHNPREFLEAIQGWPKRAHWAQQNSFEAFPMFAAAAIIAHVVAGPNSTANLLALLFIACRIFYGLCYLLDWATIRSLAWFGGIACVIGLFVVAA
- a CDS encoding MFS transporter gives rise to the protein MPLPKPSDRDAEGTGDLNDVSKPAAPVRAGLVWTFALACGLIVANLYYAQPLVGLIGADLGLSHATVSLVVTLTQLGYGLGLLLLVPLGDRFENRRLSVGLLTLVALSLIAVATARGSALFLLATFGMGLCCVAAQILVPFAASLAPPAERGRVVGNVMSGLLVGILLARPLSSFVAEFGGWRAIYAISAVAIAVLAVALRRLLPLRQPAPSDLSYGALIRSLWQLFRDTPLLRRRATYHAAMFGAFSAFWTMIALRLGDAPFDFSQRDIALFALAGASGALSAPLAGRLADRGLTRLATGGAFLLAGLSFVLAGWGGAAGSLWLLLAAAVILDFAVSVNLVLGQRAIYMLGDEVRGRLNALYMALFFGGGAAGSALAGFAYASGGWTRVCEAAFVALALTTLYFLTELAHGGKR
- a CDS encoding aminodeoxychorismate/anthranilate synthase component II; this translates as MLLMIDNYDSFTYNLVQYFGELGADVEVYRNDRISVAEVAAKRPSHIVLSPGPCTPNEAGICLDLIQRLKGQFPILGVCLGHQAIGQAFGGKVVRAREVMHGKVSAIEHRQQSVFYGLPSPFTATRYHSLVVERDSLPADFELTAWTATADGAVDEIMGIQHKTLPIEGVQFHPESILTEHGHTMLRNFLEAR
- a CDS encoding phosphoribosylaminoimidazolesuccinocarboxamide synthase, which gives rise to MPALYESSIQSLPRLHRGKVRDIFAVGDEHMLIVTSDRLSAFDVILPQPIPGKGTVLTAVTDFWMRRFSELVANHSSDLELSQWLTPEEMAECEGRAVLVRKLKALPIEAVVRGYLIGSGWKDYQNTGAVCGIALPVGLQIADRLPQPIFTPADKAPVGSHDENISFAQVEASIGADLAAQVRELSLRLYSEAAEYARERGIIIADTKFEFGVDAAGKLHLIDEVLTPDSSRFWPADTYRPGISPPSFDKQFVRDYLETLDWNKQAPGPKLPDEIITRTADKYREAQRRLIG